A stretch of the Balneola vulgaris DSM 17893 genome encodes the following:
- a CDS encoding PID-CTERM protein-sorting domain-containing protein: protein MRPKRQVAITFIVILLFQSNMSYSQGVPGPPSFPSNPKQAPIDGGLGLLAIAGGAYAYNKLKSLERE from the coding sequence ATGAGACCCAAACGTCAGGTTGCAATCACATTCATTGTAATCTTATTGTTTCAATCCAATATGAGTTACAGTCAAGGGGTACCAGGGCCTCCTTCTTTTCCTTCTAACCCGAAACAAGCTCCTATAGATGGTGGCTTAGGGTTATTAGCGATAGCAGGGGGAGCCTACGCGTACAACAAGTTAAAATCTTTAGAGAGGGAGTAA
- a CDS encoding calcium/sodium antiporter — protein sequence MTILLFVVGLVALIGGAEIFLKGVDRFGLKWGISPIVMGLTVVAFATGAPELAISIQAATTGSADLVLGNIIGSNIANILLILGFAALVGRLNITRRIIRIDVPIVIGVSLLLFFLALDGGLSGTDGMILMGGLVAYSVFTFIQIRREDADEKMLEVFETDTTADELADGAWFYIKNLGLLAIGLALIVKGSDLMVDSAVTLARVLGISELVIGLTIVSIGTSLPEVATSVAAVRRNNSDLAVANVMGSNLYNILLTLGLTLIIAPGVLQVSEAALYLDLPFMVAVSIACIPIFLAGLDLTKTDGAIFLFYYFTYLTYLVMDAMGSTLTADLKFAMLWFVIPATIIYMFVRLRERNRWSVIRSK from the coding sequence ATGACTATTTTACTTTTTGTTGTTGGATTAGTAGCGCTAATTGGCGGTGCGGAAATATTTCTAAAAGGTGTAGATCGATTTGGATTGAAATGGGGCATTTCTCCCATTGTAATGGGATTAACCGTGGTAGCATTTGCTACAGGTGCACCTGAGCTAGCCATTAGTATTCAAGCCGCAACAACAGGTAGTGCTGATCTTGTACTCGGTAATATCATCGGGAGTAACATTGCAAATATCTTGCTAATTCTCGGTTTTGCCGCCCTAGTAGGTCGACTTAATATCACGCGTAGAATTATTCGAATAGACGTGCCCATCGTGATTGGTGTAAGTTTGCTGCTATTTTTTTTGGCACTAGATGGAGGCTTATCCGGAACGGATGGGATGATTTTAATGGGTGGACTAGTGGCTTATTCGGTATTCACATTCATTCAGATTCGACGAGAAGATGCCGATGAAAAAATGCTGGAGGTGTTCGAAACAGATACCACCGCCGATGAGCTAGCAGATGGGGCTTGGTTTTATATTAAAAACCTTGGTCTATTAGCAATTGGACTTGCTCTAATTGTAAAAGGCTCAGATTTAATGGTGGATAGTGCGGTTACATTAGCTCGTGTTTTGGGTATCTCTGAACTCGTAATTGGCCTAACTATCGTTTCTATAGGAACATCCTTGCCAGAAGTAGCTACCTCTGTAGCAGCCGTTCGTAGAAATAACTCTGATTTAGCCGTTGCCAACGTTATGGGGAGTAACCTTTATAACATACTCCTCACATTAGGTCTCACTTTGATTATAGCTCCAGGAGTTTTACAGGTATCGGAAGCAGCTTTATATCTTGATTTACCCTTCATGGTTGCAGTAAGCATAGCGTGTATTCCTATTTTCTTAGCGGGACTAGACCTTACCAAAACCGACGGGGCCATATTCCTATTCTACTATTTTACTTATCTCACTTATTTAGTGATGGATGCAATGGGTTCTACGCTCACAGCAGATCTTAAATTTGCCATGCTCTGGTTCGTTATTCCAGCTACCATTATTTATATGTTTGTTCGACTTCGAGAGCGAAATCGATGGTCTGTAATCAGAAGTAAGTAA
- a CDS encoding ATP-dependent DNA ligase — protein sequence MKTSFKSFCDYVERIANTRGNNAKIALCVQFLQSITTKEELEIATQFLSEGAFSNVSGIRASVGHRTLATLAADFCDIDYDLVFKPCKTATGSSSETIQRLFENIPEARNKWNDGGLTLGAIAEVYSRLAYTRKRVEKQHIIWDTWSQITPLEIKYFIRILGQRSLRIGFESKSLLHAIAKAFDANLDQVRYAHMISGSMGKTAVLARESKLDTAQFKMFSPIAFMLASPIESRSVEDFSTYIAEEKFDGMRCQAHIHDNEVRLYSRDLNEISHSFPEVISFFEDKELPPTVLDGELCVYIDNTIMPFQHLQQRMGVKKPTELLLSKYPVLFISYDLLYFDEHALFDAPLHERRKRLEEVAHSHSIPITNQFAVQSKQDISTLFEQALEHGNEGLMLKRKDSMYEFGQRRKSWLKVKKPSGSLDTVMLYAHAGSGKRGGSYSDFTLGISVKDDDRYEEEFIPIGKAYSGYSDVELKKMNALIKDITLERFGPTVLLKPHLVIELEFEDIQVNKRTKAKYTLRFPRFKAIRWDLSPNDADTLKDVEKMYEQKLERERRQQGINPSFYFDVDS from the coding sequence GTGAAAACTTCCTTTAAATCATTCTGTGATTATGTTGAACGAATAGCTAATACCCGTGGAAACAATGCTAAAATTGCTTTATGTGTTCAATTCCTCCAGTCTATTACTACTAAGGAAGAGCTTGAAATTGCGACTCAGTTTTTAAGTGAGGGAGCCTTTTCAAATGTATCTGGAATTCGAGCATCAGTGGGTCATCGAACGCTTGCTACCTTAGCTGCCGACTTCTGTGACATTGATTACGATTTGGTCTTCAAACCTTGCAAAACGGCCACTGGTAGCTCCTCTGAAACCATTCAACGATTATTTGAAAACATCCCTGAAGCTCGAAATAAATGGAACGATGGTGGACTTACTTTAGGTGCTATTGCTGAAGTCTATAGTCGATTAGCTTATACCCGAAAACGAGTGGAAAAACAGCACATCATTTGGGATACATGGAGCCAAATAACCCCCCTTGAAATCAAGTACTTCATTCGCATATTAGGGCAAAGATCGTTGCGTATTGGTTTCGAGTCTAAGAGCCTTCTCCATGCCATAGCTAAAGCCTTTGATGCGAATCTAGATCAAGTGCGCTACGCCCATATGATAAGCGGGAGCATGGGTAAGACCGCTGTGCTTGCTCGTGAATCTAAGTTGGATACGGCTCAATTTAAGATGTTTAGCCCTATAGCATTTATGCTTGCCTCCCCCATCGAAAGTAGAAGTGTAGAGGATTTCAGTACTTATATCGCTGAAGAGAAATTCGACGGTATGCGCTGCCAAGCACATATCCATGACAATGAGGTAAGACTTTACTCACGAGACCTCAATGAAATCAGCCATAGCTTTCCAGAAGTAATTTCCTTTTTTGAGGACAAAGAACTCCCTCCCACAGTTCTGGATGGTGAACTTTGTGTGTATATAGATAACACCATCATGCCCTTTCAACACCTCCAACAACGTATGGGAGTGAAGAAGCCTACCGAGCTTCTGCTTAGTAAATACCCGGTGCTATTCATTAGTTATGATCTACTTTATTTCGATGAACATGCACTTTTTGATGCTCCTCTTCATGAACGCAGAAAGCGTCTTGAAGAAGTGGCACATAGCCATTCCATACCAATCACCAACCAGTTTGCTGTACAATCCAAACAGGATATCTCAACATTGTTTGAGCAGGCTTTAGAGCATGGGAATGAAGGGCTCATGTTAAAGCGTAAAGATTCGATGTATGAATTTGGGCAGCGACGTAAGTCATGGTTGAAGGTTAAAAAACCGAGTGGCAGTTTAGATACCGTAATGTTGTATGCGCATGCTGGCAGTGGTAAGCGTGGAGGTAGTTACTCTGACTTCACTTTAGGTATTTCCGTGAAAGACGATGACCGTTACGAAGAAGAGTTTATCCCTATTGGTAAAGCCTATAGCGGATATTCAGACGTTGAACTGAAGAAAATGAATGCGCTGATCAAAGATATTACCCTCGAGCGTTTTGGTCCTACTGTTCTCTTAAAACCTCATTTAGTGATTGAACTTGAATTCGAAGACATTCAAGTAAATAAGCGAACGAAAGCAAAGTACACCTTACGTTTTCCTCGTTTTAAAGCCATTCGTTGGGATTTAAGTCCAAATGATGCCGATACATTAAAAGATGTGGAGAAGATGTATGAGCAGAAATTAGAACGAGAGCGAAGGCAACAGGGGATAAATCCTTCATTTTATTTTGATGTTGATTCCTGA
- the dnaE gene encoding DNA polymerase III subunit alpha, with product MYLIFDTETTGLPQDFSAPITDLENWPRLVQLAWQLHDHTGKLISSGNYIVKPEGFTIPFNSEQIHGISTKRANEEGIDLVEVLHAFRKDMDRAFFLIGHNVSFDEKVMGAEYLRKKIPSAIMDKPKIDTKDEGTEYCKIEGSRGYKWPTLMELHRALFNRGFDDAHDAAADVEATSRAFLEMVRLGVIKVNFPLDAKLYESSASYMKREEYIDLVSPSRIKKKDDELIEGEKSEANEAVEPEVELDEDLVFTHLHCHSKFSVLQATAGIKDLVAKAKNEGMPAVALTDLGNMYGAFSFVAEAHNAGIKPIVGCEFYVVEDRHKKKFTRENRDKRHQIPILAKNQNGYKNLAKLSSIGFTEGYYYKFARVDKEVIKEYAEDLICLSGGIYGELADLILNKGEEYAEEALQWWMEVFGDDFYLEVLNHGLPEEQKVNEVYKEFSKKYGVKLVATNNVFYLEEEDAKAHDALICIDDGKLMSTPIGRGKDFRYGFPNNEFYFKTSDEMKALFVDMPQAIMSTQEIVDKIEPIKLSRDVILPNFELPDGFETEDDFLRHITYEGAKPRYEDLNEEVRNRIDHELKIIKDMGFAGYFLIVQDFISAARDMGVYVGPGRGSAAGSVVAYCTGITNIDPLKYDLLFERFLNPERVSMPDIDIDFDDDGRQKVIEYVVNKYGKNQVAHIITFGSMAARSSVRDVARVLDLPLSDADRLAKLVPERPGTSLDDAFSEVKELRDLKAGEGLEAETLKMAHVLEGSVRNTGIHAAGIIIAPDDLTEYIPVSTAKDADLTVTQFDGSVIENAGMLKMDFLGLKTLSILKTAIGLVKENHGIEYDLDDIPLDDEKTYKLYQKGGTLGTFQFESEGMRKYLKDLKPTNINDLIAMNALYRPGPMQFIPDYIKRKQGVEKAEYDHELIKDILEPTFGIMIYQEQIMNVAQKLGGYTLGGADLLRRAMGKKKHDVMEAEKPKFVAGAQEQGVDEQTALSVFEKMQMFASYGFNKSHSAAYSVVAYHTMYFKANYPAEYMAAVMSHNMNDIKKVASFIEECQKMGIEVKPPNINTARGKFVAKDGTVHYGMSAIKGVGSSAIQHIVEEREENGLFKSIFDFAARVDLRVCNRRTLESLIAAGAFDELDDNRAQLMGGVEDILSYASRKQEEERMNQVNLFGGGSGNAAYQEPKLKSVPKWSSIERLNNERELIGFYLSGHPLQKYEEDIKLFGKQNLSDDCLNRLPHDSDVRFIAIITGKRQATDKKGRPIAFLQLEDLNSSIEVAVFSNEFDRYNALLQVDNVVFVSGKFRRRDRGNSVIVTAVDRVENLREKYQDNLKLHLKVVTSELQPEDVKQMETLFQLHKGTTMVKMKVHSSEAKGPIRMNVRNFVVDPNDELLKGLRNVLGDEKVELSLS from the coding sequence ATGTATCTAATTTTTGATACCGAGACAACCGGTTTACCCCAAGATTTTTCAGCACCTATCACAGATCTAGAGAACTGGCCACGCCTTGTTCAGCTTGCATGGCAGTTACATGATCATACCGGTAAACTTATCTCGAGCGGTAACTATATCGTTAAGCCCGAAGGCTTTACCATTCCATTTAACTCTGAACAAATTCATGGGATCTCTACAAAAAGAGCCAATGAAGAGGGAATTGACTTAGTTGAAGTACTTCATGCCTTTAGAAAAGATATGGACCGTGCATTTTTCTTAATCGGGCACAATGTCTCTTTTGATGAGAAGGTGATGGGCGCAGAATACCTTCGTAAAAAAATTCCGTCGGCTATAATGGACAAGCCGAAAATTGATACGAAGGACGAAGGTACTGAATATTGCAAGATTGAAGGTTCGCGTGGCTACAAATGGCCAACTTTGATGGAATTGCATAGAGCACTTTTTAATCGTGGCTTTGATGATGCCCATGATGCAGCCGCGGATGTGGAAGCCACTTCTCGTGCCTTTCTGGAAATGGTGCGCCTAGGTGTAATCAAGGTAAACTTCCCGCTAGACGCTAAGCTGTATGAATCGTCGGCAAGTTACATGAAACGCGAGGAGTACATCGACCTAGTATCCCCATCTAGGATCAAAAAAAAAGATGATGAATTAATTGAGGGTGAAAAAAGTGAGGCGAATGAGGCTGTAGAGCCTGAAGTTGAATTAGATGAAGATCTAGTTTTTACTCACCTTCACTGTCATTCTAAGTTTTCCGTACTCCAAGCTACAGCCGGAATTAAAGATTTGGTTGCCAAAGCCAAAAATGAAGGAATGCCCGCCGTAGCACTTACCGATTTAGGCAATATGTATGGGGCTTTTAGTTTTGTGGCTGAAGCACATAATGCGGGTATTAAACCAATAGTTGGTTGTGAGTTTTATGTAGTTGAAGATCGCCATAAGAAAAAATTTACCCGCGAAAACAGAGATAAGCGCCATCAAATCCCGATTTTAGCTAAAAATCAAAATGGGTATAAGAACTTGGCAAAGCTTAGTTCTATTGGTTTCACCGAAGGTTACTATTACAAATTTGCCCGAGTTGATAAGGAAGTAATAAAGGAGTATGCAGAAGACTTAATCTGCTTGAGTGGTGGCATATATGGCGAGCTTGCCGATCTTATCCTGAATAAAGGGGAAGAGTATGCTGAAGAAGCACTACAGTGGTGGATGGAAGTATTTGGAGATGACTTCTATCTAGAAGTGCTTAACCATGGTTTACCGGAAGAGCAAAAGGTGAACGAGGTCTATAAGGAGTTTTCTAAGAAATACGGCGTAAAACTCGTTGCCACTAATAATGTATTCTATTTAGAAGAGGAAGACGCCAAAGCTCACGATGCACTCATTTGTATTGATGATGGTAAGTTGATGAGTACTCCTATTGGGCGAGGTAAAGATTTTAGATATGGATTCCCTAATAACGAATTCTATTTCAAGACCTCAGATGAAATGAAAGCGTTGTTTGTGGATATGCCACAAGCCATTATGTCAACCCAAGAAATCGTAGATAAAATTGAGCCAATCAAATTATCTCGTGATGTAATTCTACCAAATTTTGAATTACCAGATGGCTTTGAAACAGAAGATGATTTCCTTCGGCACATTACCTATGAAGGTGCGAAACCGCGATATGAAGATCTGAATGAAGAGGTAAGAAATCGCATCGATCATGAGCTGAAGATTATCAAGGATATGGGCTTTGCTGGGTACTTCTTGATTGTTCAGGATTTTATTTCAGCTGCTCGAGATATGGGGGTATATGTAGGGCCCGGTCGAGGTTCAGCCGCTGGTTCTGTGGTGGCCTATTGTACCGGTATTACCAATATCGATCCACTGAAATACGATCTTCTTTTTGAGCGTTTTTTGAATCCTGAACGTGTATCGATGCCTGATATCGATATCGATTTCGATGATGATGGTCGTCAAAAAGTGATTGAATATGTAGTAAATAAATACGGTAAAAATCAGGTAGCCCACATCATCACCTTCGGGTCTATGGCAGCACGGTCATCGGTTCGTGATGTAGCTCGAGTGCTTGATTTACCCCTTTCAGATGCCGATAGACTAGCAAAACTTGTCCCAGAACGACCCGGTACTTCCCTAGATGATGCTTTCAGTGAAGTAAAAGAACTGCGCGACTTAAAAGCTGGGGAAGGCTTAGAAGCTGAAACCCTCAAGATGGCTCATGTATTAGAAGGGTCGGTTCGAAATACAGGGATTCATGCCGCTGGTATTATAATCGCTCCGGATGATCTCACCGAATATATTCCTGTTAGTACGGCCAAGGATGCCGACTTAACGGTAACACAATTTGACGGAAGTGTTATCGAAAATGCAGGTATGCTGAAGATGGATTTCTTGGGTTTAAAAACCTTGTCGATTCTAAAAACCGCGATTGGATTAGTAAAAGAGAATCACGGTATAGAGTACGATCTCGATGATATTCCACTTGATGACGAAAAGACATATAAGCTTTACCAAAAGGGAGGAACTTTAGGAACCTTCCAGTTTGAGAGTGAGGGTATGAGGAAATACCTGAAAGATCTGAAGCCAACCAATATCAACGACCTTATTGCTATGAACGCATTGTATCGTCCAGGTCCGATGCAGTTTATCCCAGATTATATCAAGCGTAAGCAAGGCGTTGAAAAAGCGGAATACGATCATGAGCTTATTAAAGATATTCTAGAGCCAACATTCGGAATTATGATCTATCAGGAGCAGATCATGAATGTGGCACAGAAATTAGGGGGTTATACACTTGGTGGTGCAGATTTACTTCGCCGTGCCATGGGTAAGAAAAAGCACGACGTTATGGAGGCCGAGAAGCCTAAGTTCGTAGCTGGCGCCCAAGAACAAGGGGTTGACGAACAAACGGCGCTTTCTGTATTCGAGAAGATGCAGATGTTTGCGAGTTATGGTTTCAATAAATCGCATTCGGCGGCATACTCGGTGGTGGCATATCACACGATGTATTTCAAGGCGAATTACCCCGCTGAATATATGGCGGCAGTGATGAGCCATAATATGAACGATATCAAAAAAGTGGCCTCCTTTATCGAAGAATGCCAGAAAATGGGTATCGAAGTAAAGCCACCAAATATCAATACAGCTCGTGGAAAATTCGTAGCAAAAGATGGTACGGTGCACTATGGAATGTCGGCCATTAAAGGAGTTGGATCTTCAGCTATTCAGCATATAGTGGAAGAGCGTGAAGAAAACGGCCTCTTTAAATCAATTTTTGATTTTGCAGCTCGTGTAGACCTGCGCGTTTGTAACCGAAGAACTTTAGAGAGTTTAATCGCAGCCGGTGCTTTCGACGAGCTTGATGATAATAGAGCTCAGCTGATGGGAGGTGTAGAAGATATCCTTTCTTATGCATCTCGAAAGCAAGAAGAAGAACGCATGAACCAAGTTAATCTATTTGGTGGTGGCTCAGGAAATGCGGCGTATCAAGAACCGAAATTGAAGTCTGTTCCAAAATGGAGCAGTATCGAAAGGCTCAATAATGAAAGGGAGCTCATTGGCTTTTACCTGAGTGGACATCCTTTGCAAAAGTACGAAGAGGACATAAAGTTATTTGGAAAGCAGAATCTAAGCGATGATTGCTTGAATAGATTACCTCATGATTCTGATGTCCGTTTCATTGCGATTATTACCGGAAAGCGACAAGCCACAGATAAGAAGGGTAGACCTATCGCATTCCTGCAACTAGAGGATTTGAATTCATCTATTGAAGTAGCTGTTTTCAGTAACGAGTTCGACCGTTACAATGCGTTACTTCAAGTAGATAATGTAGTTTTTGTATCGGGTAAGTTTCGAAGAAGAGATCGAGGTAATAGTGTGATTGTAACGGCCGTTGACCGAGTCGAAAATCTTCGAGAAAAATACCAAGACAACCTTAAATTACATTTGAAAGTAGTTACTTCTGAACTACAGCCAGAAGATGTAAAGCAAATGGAAACCCTATTCCAGCTTCATAAAGGCACAACTATGGTGAAAATGAAAGTGCACAGCAGTGAAGCAAAAGGTCCTATTAGAATGAATGTTCGTAATTTTGTGGTGGATCCTAATGATGAATTACTAAAAGGATTGAGAAATGTATTGGGCGACGAGAAGGTGGAATTAAGCCTGTCGTGA
- a CDS encoding LysR substrate-binding domain-containing protein translates to MTLTQLSYIVAVDKYRHFATAAQKIFITQPTLSMQIQKLEDELGVLIFDRSKSPVVPTAIGEQIIEQAKVILSGSKHIEDMVSVKDKELSGTFRVGIIPTIAPYLVPLFLKPFTLKHPNVKLIFEEALTSEVLDGLHEDHFDVGIIATSTSQHIHEQELFLEPFLGYLSNGHDFATKDKLCIDDLYSQELWLLNEGHCFRDQTIKLCKQTNDKIKNNNVTFESGNLETLKRLVEQDFGITLMPYLAMQDHDTRCANGVIKEFMDPVPTRKIRLVYSREFLKQNVVSAFAEAIKESLPEELKNKKEELVVE, encoded by the coding sequence ATGACCCTCACTCAACTATCTTATATCGTGGCTGTAGATAAATATCGCCACTTTGCTACCGCAGCTCAAAAGATATTTATTACCCAACCAACACTGAGTATGCAAATTCAGAAGTTGGAAGACGAACTCGGCGTTCTCATCTTCGATCGTTCAAAATCGCCTGTAGTACCCACCGCCATTGGTGAACAAATTATTGAACAGGCGAAGGTAATACTGAGTGGCTCTAAGCACATTGAAGATATGGTGTCGGTGAAAGACAAAGAGCTTTCGGGAACCTTTCGAGTAGGTATTATCCCCACCATTGCTCCTTATCTTGTTCCTTTATTTTTGAAGCCATTCACTCTAAAACATCCGAACGTAAAGCTCATTTTTGAGGAAGCACTTACCAGTGAAGTATTAGATGGCTTACACGAAGATCACTTCGATGTTGGAATTATTGCAACATCCACAAGTCAGCATATTCATGAGCAAGAATTGTTCTTAGAACCATTTTTAGGCTACTTGAGTAATGGACACGATTTTGCCACCAAAGACAAGTTGTGCATCGATGATCTATACTCTCAAGAGTTGTGGTTATTGAATGAAGGGCATTGCTTCAGAGACCAAACGATTAAGTTGTGCAAGCAGACCAACGACAAGATCAAAAACAACAATGTGACCTTTGAAAGCGGAAACCTTGAGACTCTAAAACGATTGGTAGAACAGGATTTCGGTATTACCCTGATGCCTTACCTTGCTATGCAAGATCACGACACCCGTTGTGCGAATGGAGTCATCAAAGAGTTTATGGATCCCGTTCCTACTCGAAAAATACGCTTAGTGTATAGCCGTGAATTCTTGAAACAGAATGTGGTTTCAGCTTTTGCAGAAGCTATTAAAGAATCTCTACCAGAAGAATTAAAGAATAAGAAAGAAGAACTCGTTGTTGAGTAG
- a CDS encoding fasciclin domain-containing protein, whose product MRELKMKSGIFALLLAMIITTNTKAQDKNIVELAVGTESLSTLVAAVKAGDLVATLQSEGPFTVFAPTNEAFAALPEGILDMLLKPENKDKLVAVLTYHVVPGKVMSKSIKDGMKAKSVEGSTITLKKGYGKVMVDNATVAMADVVATNGVVHVIDTVILPPSIVKALSK is encoded by the coding sequence ATGAGAGAATTGAAAATGAAATCGGGGATCTTTGCACTTTTACTTGCAATGATCATAACTACGAACACGAAAGCACAAGATAAAAACATAGTAGAGTTAGCGGTAGGAACTGAGAGCCTATCAACATTAGTAGCAGCTGTAAAAGCAGGTGACTTAGTGGCAACCCTACAATCAGAAGGACCATTTACGGTTTTTGCACCAACTAATGAAGCTTTTGCTGCATTACCGGAAGGAATATTAGATATGCTTCTAAAACCTGAGAACAAGGATAAGTTAGTAGCAGTATTAACCTACCATGTAGTGCCAGGTAAAGTAATGTCGAAATCCATTAAAGATGGCATGAAGGCAAAATCGGTGGAAGGAAGTACCATCACTTTGAAAAAAGGATATGGTAAAGTAATGGTTGATAATGCAACGGTTGCAATGGCTGATGTAGTAGCAACAAACGGTGTAGTACATGTAATTGATACAGTAATATTACCACCAAGCATTGTAAAAGCATTGTCTAAGTAG
- a CDS encoding MBL fold metallo-hydrolase encodes MQKVIKEGYHGILLPELGIGLDYSGSKAEYVFISHAHADHVPRNRSMTVYATPPTASFMKLRGFKGMVHELPFAQTLETERARITFYPAGHILGSAMTFIESDLGNLLYTGDYRTPPSPATEGFELPSAPIDTFITEATFALPIYKWMSEQALAEQIKGFASECLHQNYTPVFTAYNLGKAQELMYILKELGHPMQIHGAGYNLCKVYEEHGFPLGEYERYDRDSCEGKILITPSSALNNGFASNIQRKKIAYCSGWASNASRQSQLTVDAMIPISDHLDFFELIQLCKRLNPKKVFITHTPNPQVVLHYLTNLGIPSEYLDLPADEET; translated from the coding sequence ATGCAGAAGGTTATAAAAGAAGGATATCATGGCATCTTACTTCCTGAGTTAGGAATAGGATTAGACTATTCGGGGAGCAAAGCTGAGTATGTATTTATCAGCCACGCCCACGCCGATCATGTACCACGAAATCGTTCGATGACAGTATATGCGACTCCTCCTACTGCCAGTTTTATGAAGCTCAGAGGATTCAAAGGCATGGTTCATGAGCTACCCTTTGCTCAAACATTAGAAACCGAACGAGCACGAATCACTTTTTATCCAGCGGGGCATATTTTAGGCTCAGCAATGACTTTCATCGAAAGTGACTTAGGGAATCTGTTATATACGGGTGATTATCGAACACCACCATCGCCAGCAACCGAAGGGTTTGAACTTCCCAGTGCCCCCATTGATACTTTTATAACCGAAGCCACCTTTGCCCTGCCCATCTATAAGTGGATGAGTGAACAAGCATTGGCAGAGCAGATCAAAGGGTTTGCATCAGAGTGTTTGCACCAAAACTACACCCCAGTATTTACGGCCTATAATTTGGGCAAAGCTCAAGAGTTGATGTACATCCTCAAAGAACTTGGCCACCCAATGCAGATTCATGGCGCTGGGTATAACTTATGTAAGGTTTATGAAGAGCACGGTTTCCCATTAGGTGAATATGAACGCTATGACCGTGACAGCTGTGAAGGTAAAATTTTAATTACCCCTAGTTCAGCATTGAATAATGGCTTTGCGAGTAATATTCAACGGAAGAAAATCGCTTACTGTTCGGGCTGGGCAAGTAACGCATCTAGGCAATCTCAGCTTACCGTAGATGCCATGATTCCCATATCCGACCATTTAGATTTCTTTGAGTTAATTCAACTGTGTAAGCGTCTCAACCCCAAAAAAGTATTCATTACTCATACGCCCAATCCTCAAGTCGTACTTCATTATTTAACGAATCTAGGTATTCCATCAGAGTACTTAGACCTTCCAGCCGATGAGGAGACCTAA
- a CDS encoding PID-CTERM protein-sorting domain-containing protein has translation MKYLFSFFITIALLLLLSSLLAAQPGMPTTPAQAPIDGGLGLLAAAGGAYAFKKLRSKETE, from the coding sequence ATGAAGTATCTATTTAGCTTTTTTATAACGATCGCATTATTACTGCTACTGTCTAGTTTACTTGCAGCACAACCAGGCATGCCAACGACTCCAGCACAAGCACCGATCGACGGTGGCTTAGGCTTACTTGCAGCCGCAGGTGGAGCGTACGCTTTTAAAAAATTACGAAGCAAAGAAACGGAATGA
- a CDS encoding DNA-3-methyladenine glycosylase family protein, with protein MSSWTLKSIPPHDWFLCLDVESYFDHEHDPETIFEEGFTRPIPIGDRDVVITVFFNGDPDAPEFHIECKESLSKEDIDEANVSLKKILGTEMDTRPLYDQASDDPLLADKLSELYGLKRMTRANLFEDIQNRIVEMQMNHKPTAKKMMFAIREAYGAALTHNGKNLPSWPRPHQLMKADPANIRKLGPTLRKGQYLVELSHNIVGGETDMDYIMNCDPTTAYEELTNIKGIGPTAAQDIMMMRARTDAVFPSNKKKDEEKGLRRWIIWSYGGDPHNTTEEEFQQMIQNWQGQESAALEFLHVNYVIKEKEQKAKAKK; from the coding sequence ATGAGCTCATGGACGCTTAAATCCATCCCCCCACACGACTGGTTTTTATGCCTGGATGTTGAATCTTACTTCGATCATGAACACGACCCCGAAACCATTTTCGAAGAAGGCTTCACTCGGCCTATTCCTATTGGAGATCGTGATGTTGTGATTACGGTATTCTTTAATGGAGATCCTGATGCACCTGAGTTTCATATCGAATGTAAAGAATCACTCTCTAAAGAGGATATTGATGAGGCCAACGTGAGCTTAAAAAAGATCTTAGGCACCGAAATGGATACGCGTCCGCTGTACGACCAAGCCTCGGATGATCCACTATTGGCCGATAAGCTTTCTGAATTATATGGGTTGAAGAGAATGACTCGAGCTAATCTTTTCGAGGATATTCAAAATCGTATTGTGGAAATGCAGATGAACCACAAACCGACCGCTAAAAAAATGATGTTTGCTATTCGGGAAGCCTACGGTGCTGCATTAACCCACAATGGTAAGAATTTACCATCTTGGCCACGGCCACATCAGTTGATGAAAGCGGACCCTGCCAACATACGTAAACTTGGCCCTACACTACGCAAAGGGCAATATCTTGTAGAGCTGTCTCATAATATTGTTGGGGGCGAAACGGATATGGATTATATCATGAATTGTGACCCAACAACGGCCTATGAAGAACTCACCAATATCAAAGGTATTGGCCCAACAGCGGCTCAAGATATAATGATGATGCGAGCGCGCACCGATGCTGTTTTTCCAAGTAATAAGAAGAAAGATGAAGAAAAAGGACTTCGCAGGTGGATTATTTGGAGTTATGGAGGCGATCCTCATAACACCACTGAAGAAGAGTTTCAGCAGATGATACAGAACTGGCAAGGCCAAGAATCTGCCGCACTTGAATTTCTACATGTGAATTATGTGATTAAGGAAAAAGAACAAAAAGCGAAGGCAAAGAAGTAA